A window of the Cryptococcus neoformans var. neoformans B-3501A chromosome 9, whole genome shotgun sequence genome harbors these coding sequences:
- a CDS encoding hypothetical protein (Match to ESTs gb|CF193904.1|CF193904, gb|CF191730.1|CF191730) → MYIYTADTGLRSFLSAPLIAFSQHHSNQPINTTTTLTPAIMTRTEVSFGRSTARAGDVSISIPQWSCMPSLDQANNCPSASSPILPITVCLPVLYALWTAALLRPHVNVPSPWYLHLECLLPPCCALIRNQYPAAVLKDRHSRTGLDKTQWNHKNGDGAHNWGSTARKGDDEASGRLDGEAEAEAALDELPSSDVFDLDEEINDPVGAMPVTDSGNDFKPMDLGKRGSIQGQSNIATSPTDSMSSLDSGDRPGMGRRMSAVSDEEREKMRLYREGVLHKKQGVDLAHIARSSHGIAMSPPTNSYLGPVSPSNTRYGFNFVSVQL, encoded by the exons atgtatatatatacgGCCGACACCGGTCTGCGATCCTTCCTGTCTGCACCTCTTATTGCTTTCTCACAACATCACTCCAACCAGCCAATAAACACAACAACTACTCTGACGCCTGCCATCATGACTAGGACTGAGGTGAGTTTTGGCCGCTCCACCGCCCGAGCTGGTGACGTCTCCATCTCAATACCGCAGTGGAGCTGCATGCCAAGTTTGGACCAGGCTAACAACTGTCCTTCCGCTTCGTCTCCAATCCTACCAATCACTGTTTGTCTGCCTGTCCTCTATGCGCTGTGGACCGCTGCCCTCCTACGGCCTCACGTAAATGTGCCTTCACCATGGTATCTTCATCTGGAATGTCTTTTACCACCGTGCTGCGCCCTTATT CGCAACCAATACCCCGCTGCCGTCCTCAAGGACCGTCATTCCCGCACTGGTCTCGACAAGACCCAGTGGAACCACAAGAACGGCGATGGCGCCCATAACTGGGGATCTACCGCCCGTAAAGGCGATGACGAAGCTTCCGGCCGTCTTGACGGTGAGGCCGAGGCTGAAGCCGCTCTAGACGAACTCCCGTCTTCCGACGTTTTTGACCTCGATGAAGAGATCAATGATCCTGTCGGTGCGATGCCTGTCACCGACTCTGGCAATGACTTTAAGCCGATGGACCTTGGCAAAAGAGGGAGTATCCAGGGCCAGAGTAATATTGCTACCAGCCCCACCGATAGTATGAGCAGCCTTGACTCTGGCGACAGGCCtgggatggggaggaggatgagtgcggtgagtgatgaagagagagagaagatgaggctCTATAGGGAGGGTGTCCTCCACAAGAAGCAGG GCGTCGACTTGGCCCACATCGCTAGGTCCTCGCACGGTATCGCCATGTCGCCTCCCACCAACAGCTACCTCGGCCCTGTCAGCCCTTCCAACACCAGGTATGGTTTCAATTTTGTAAGTGTTCAACTTTAG